One Panulirus ornatus isolate Po-2019 chromosome 62, ASM3632096v1, whole genome shotgun sequence DNA window includes the following coding sequences:
- the LOC139745734 gene encoding uncharacterized protein, which yields MTSYIKGLYGYIRPDSDASAVTSASSAASSTEGSEQSGPTTPTTPPDTKPEQQPGYLKRAVTGVASGIYAVGSTTVGAGVSGVKWVAGTTYNVGAGVVGTAGSVVAGTAGTVASTVGSGASTVISKVTTKKKEHSD from the exons GATTCTGATGCATCTGCAGTTACTTCTGCATCATCAGCAGCAAGCTCTACAGAAGGCTCTGAACAGAGTGGacctacaacacccaccacacctcctgaCACTAAGCCAGAACAGCAGCCAGGCTACTTAAAAAGGGCAGTGACAGGAGTAGCCTCAGGGATATATGCTGTTG GTTCAACTACAGTTGGTGCTGGTGTGTCTGGTGTCAAGTGGGTTGCAGGGACAACATACAATGTGGGTGCAGGAGTTGTAGGGACTGCTGGATCAGTGGTTGCTGGAACAGCAGGCACTGTTGCAAGTACTGTTGGGTCTGGAGCATCTACAGTAATTTCAAAAGTTACTACAAAGAAGAAAGAACACAGTGACTGA